The Gammaproteobacteria bacterium genome contains the following window.
TACTGTAGTCGTGCGCTGCAAACAAAGGCGCCACTTCCCCGGTTAGATTCGCGATAGCAGAATACAACGCTTTTTCCGCATCATCCTCTAACAAGGATGGATCCACCTCTGTGGAGAGTACAATGCCTTTTTCCCGAGCTTGACGCAAAATATTGGAACTGCGCTTATTGGCCTGTGCCAGACTTTCAGCTGCTTCCATTTGCCGAAACTCCGTTACCGCAAGCACACGGCGGTCAAAGTCCAAAGGCTGCACAGGCCGTCTGGCCAACACCGCTTCAAACAACTCCACCGGCACTTTGCGTTCCTGGTAGTAAGCCCGCAAACGATCCATCATAAAATCATAGACTTTCGTTTTGGTGTCCTTATCTTCCAAACGTGAGCCCAATAACTCAATGGCTTGATCCAACAATTGGTCAATGTCCAGGTTCAACTCGCATTCGATGATGGTGCGCAACAATCCCAATGCCGCCCGACGCAAGGCAAAAGGGTCTTTGTTTCCCGTGGGAGCTTGGCCAATGCCAAAAATACCGACGATGGTATCCAGTTTATCGGCAATAGCCAGTGCCTGACCTGCCTGTGTTTTGGGCAGGGAATCACCGGCAAAACGCGGCATGTATTGCTCTTCCATGGCACTGCAAACATCGGCAGCTTCACCATCGTGAGCACAATAGTAACGACCCATAATGCCCTGTAATTCCGGAAACTCGTAAACCATTTCCGTCATTAAATCACACTTGGACAACCAGGCTGCGCGTTTGGCTTGCTCTGCATCAGCTCCCATCGCAGCGGCAACAGCCGCCGCCAGTGCAGCAACGCGTTGGGATTTATCGTATAAAGTTCCCAGTTTTTTCTGGAACAGAATGGTTTGTAAACGTTCCTGACGCGACTCCAGTGAATGTTTCCGGTCTTGGTTCCAGAAAAACTCTGCATCCGCCAGGCGCGGTCGAATCACCCGTTCGTTACCGGCACGAACCACTTCCGGCTTGAGACTGGCGATGTTGCTAACGGTTATGAAATAGGGCAATAAAGCACCTGTGGCATCCACCACATGAAAATACTTTTGATTGCTTTTCATGGTGGTTATTAAAGCTTCGGTGGGTACTTGCAGAAAGCGGGTATCGAAATTACCACTGATAGCCATGGGCCATTCCACCATGGCCGTCACTTCATCCAGCAGATCATTATCGATGACTGCTGTTCCACCCAGTTGTGCAGCCGCCTCCAAAACCTGCGCCCTGACAGCTTCTTTGCGGGTGTCAAAATCCGCCACCACCAAGCCTTGGGTTTCCAACAATGGAGAATATGCGTTGGGCTCGCCCAAATACAGAGTTTCCGGATGGTGAAAACGGTGACCCCGAGTGACCCGGCCGCTGGTCAAGCCCATAATCTGTGCTTCTATAACTTGGTCACCGAATAGCAAAACCACCCAGTGCACCGGTCGCACAAACTGAGACTGAGAATCGCCCCAACGCATACGTTTGGGTATGGGCAGTTTGTCCAGGCTGGCGTTGACTACATCAGCAATCAAATCCGTGGTAGGTTGCCCTTTTTCCTCGCTGTGATACACCAACCAGGCGCCTTTATCGGTTTTGCTGGTTTGCAAATCTTCCACTTGAACACCGCAAGATTTAGCAAACCCGGCGGCTGCCGGCGTGGGACAACCGTCATCGCCAAAGGCTGCCGTGACCGCAGGACCTCTACGCTCTACTATTTTGTCCTGTTGCGCAGCGTCCAACTGGCTCACCAAAACCGCCAAACGCCTGGGCGTTGCATAGGAGTGCAATTGCTCATAGGACAAACCCAGTTTTTTTAAGCCATCACTGATACCCTGGGAAAACGCAGCGGATAACTGCCGCAAGGACTTCGGTGGTAACTCTTCAGTACCGATTTCAATTAATAAGTCGTCTTTAACGCTCATCTAGTTGCTCTCCCTTAATTCGGGTGAAAGCAACATGGGAAAACCCAACACTTCCCGAGCATCGAAGTAGGCTTGAGCCACGGCACGAGACAAGGCACGTACTCGCAATATATAGCGTTGCCGTTCAGTGACACTGATGGCGTGACGGGCATCCAGCAAATTGAAATAATGGGAAGCTTTTAGCACCATTTCATAGGCCGGCAAGGGTAAACCCTGGCCGATTAAATAATTGCTTTGGGCCTCACAAGCATCAAATTGAGCAAATAAATTGGCCACATCGGCGTGCTCAAAATTGTATGCGGACATTTCCACTTCGTTCTGATGGAATACATCACCATATGTGATTTTCCCCAGAGGTCCATCGGTCCACACTATGTCGTAAATACTTTGAACCCCTTGCAAATACATGGCTATACGCTCCAGACCATAAGTGATTTCACCCGTCACTGGGTTGCAGTCCAAACCTCCCACTTGTTGAAAATAGGTGAATTGGGTGACCTCCATACCGTTGAGCCAAACCTCCCAGCCCAAACCCCAGGCACCCAAGGTGGGAGACTCCCAGTTATCCTCAACAAAGCGGATATCGTGTTCCAGGGGATCAAACCCCAACATTCTTAGGGAACCAATGTACAATTCCTGAATGTTTTTCGGTGAAGGTTTTATCACCACTTGAAACTGGTAATAGTGTTGCAGTCGATTGGGATTGTCGCCATAACGACCGTCTGTGGGTCGACGCGAGGGTTGCACATAGGCTGCACTCCAAGGTTCGGGACCAATGGCACGCAAAAAAGTGGCCGGATGGAAAGTACCGGCGCCGACTTCCATATCATAAGGCTGTAAAACCACACAGCCTTGTTCTGCCCAGTACTCCTGCAAGGCTAAAATCAGGTCCTGAAAGCTGGATATGGATTTGTTTGATGCAGACATAGTGTTTTCCGGAATTATTATTGCAAAGGGCGCTAAGTATAACCCGCGGATTTGCTTGCTGAAAACCGTCCCTGCGATTACAGCCACAGAAATTTAAAGCTTTTCCATCAATGTGCCGATTTGTTTTCATGAAACCTGCGTAAGCTGTTGTATGAGCTAGAATAAAAACATGCACCTTGAAGAGGCGGACCCATGGGACAGGAAATCTCCCGGATCCAGTTTGAACAACGTCATTTCGACCGGTTCGAAAACCGCTTAGCCGAAGAAACCCGGTTATTGTCCCAATGGTTTGCGGAAAATCGCTTTTGTGATGACCGATTTGCTTCCGGCTTCGAGTTGGAAGTCTGGATTGTGGACCGGAACGCCAAACCCCAGCCCATTAACGAAAAACTGATCCAAACCATGGCAAATCCCATGGTCACCCAGGAACTGGCCGCTTTCAATATCGAATTCAATTTTGGCGCCGAAACCCTAAAAAACAGCGCATTCACCCACCACCGGGAGGAGATGATGCAGCTGTGGCGACACGGCAGTGCCACTGCGAAAAACCTCGATAGCCAATTGGCGATGATCGGAATTTTGCCCACGGTGAAAAGCACTGACTTGACCATGGCCAATGTATCGTCAATGAAACGCTATGCGGCTCTTAACGAACAAGTATTACGTATGCGCAATGGTCGACCACTGCGGTTGGATATACACGGTAATGAGATCCTGCGTTTAAGCCATGAGGATGTCATGCTGGAATCGGCAACCACATCTTTTCAAATTCACCTGCAAGTACCCATCTCCAAGGCTCTGCGCGCCTATAATGCATCCATCATACTATCGGCCCCCGTGGTCGCTGTCGCAGCCAACTCGCCCTATTTATTTGGAAAGAACTTGTGGTCAGAAACGCGTATCCCCCTGTTTGAACAATCGGTGGAAGTGGGTGGATACGGTGATGCGTCCCAAGGTCCCATGCGGCGCGTGTCTTTTGGTTCCGGTTATGCCCGTGAATCTTTGATGGAAATTTTCGAAGAAAATTACCAACACTTCCCCGTTTTACTACCTATGTTGCAGCAAGAGCCTTTAGAACATTTTGCCAATGTGCGCCTCCACAATGGCACCCTATGGCGCTGGAACCGCCCTCTGATCGGCTTGGGGGATAAATTACCTCATATTCGTATCGAACATCGTGTCGTACCGGCCGGCCCCACGCTGGAGGACAATCTGGCCAATGCGGCCTTTTATTACGGCCTGGTTTACGCCCTGGCACAACAACAACCTGCGCCGGAAACCCAACTGCCGTTTGAGTTGGCGCGGGACAATTTCTACCGAGCCGCTCAATATGGCCTGGATACCAACATTGTGTGGCTGGATGGTAAAAAAATCAAAATTCAAACCTTGATTCTCAAAACACTACTGCCTTTGGCCGCCAAAGGTCTACAACGACTTCAAGTAGACCAAACGGACATTGATCGCTATTTGACAATTATTGAATCCAGAACCGTGAATAACTGCACCGGCGCCGAATGGCAACGGGCATTTGTCTGCCGCTACGGCCCCGATATGGAAAAACTCACCACCAGCTACATTGAAAATCAAGAATCCGGGCTGCCGGTACACAACTGGGGTATCAATCGCTGACATAGGAATCATATGCTTCATATAACAGACCAATTACCCGAGGGTTTTTTGCAGACCGGACCACAGGAGCTACACAATATTCTGTCCGGACCGACCCTGATACACTTGCAAGGTAGACGCCAACAACCTTTGTTTGTCTCGGTTCTCTTACACGGCAACGAAACCACCGGGTTTTACGCAGTGCAAAAACTGTTACAAAAATATTCCCATCAAGCTCTACCGCGCTCACTATCTCTGTTTGTGGGTAATGTTACCGCAGCACGGACCGCCGAACGCCGCCTCAATGGCCAAGTGGATTACAACCGCGTCTGGCCCCACAGAGGCTTCAGTCATGATTCAGTGGAATGTAATATGATGGGACAGGTTGTTCAAGAAATGCAACAACGTGATGTTTTTCTCAGTGTGGACATACACAACAATACCGGACTCAATCCACACTATGCCTGTATTAATCGGCTGGATAATGCCTTTTATCATCTAGCTACGTTATTCAGCCGCACAGTAATCTATTTTGTGCGTCCCAAGGGAGTTCAGTCCCAGGCGTTTGCCGAATTGTGTCCGGCAGTGACTGTGGAATGCGGCCAAACCGAAAACCACCACGGTATAGAGCATGCGTTGGAATATTTGCAGGCCTGCCTGGATCTGTCTGAACTACCAACACACCCTGTCCATACCCAGGATATGGACCTATTTCACACAGTAGCCACCGTAAAAGTTGCGCCGCATATTCGATTTAGTTTTAGTGAGGAGAGCGTTGATTTGTTGTTCGAGTCCCGCCTTGACCTGATGAACTTCAGTGAATTAAAAACCGGTACGCGCTGGGGAAAAGTCAATGTTCCAGATGATGCAGACCCGGTGCTGACGGTAATGAGTGAAACCGGTGAGGATGTGGTCCATCGCTATTTCCGCCAGCGCAATGGCGAACTGCTCACCACCGGTCCTATCATGCCTTCCATGTTAACCACCCAGGAAGATATCATCCGAAAAGATTGTCTTTGTTACCTTATGGAGCGCATGCCTCTTAAAGACGCTGAGGCAGCTGAATTATCTTAAAAAACTCTATATTCCGTTTTCTTATTCGGGCTTTACACCGACATACTCGCTGAATATCCCCATATCACAATAACGTCGATTATCCAAAAAGCCACTGTTTGCCATGGCTTTCATTATATCATCGGGTGGTACGCAATTTTCGATGGTATCCCAAAAGTAGGTCATCAACGTTTCCGCGTCTTTGGTACCCGAGCCAATGCGGGCTATTTTGGGAACAATGCGGCGCATATAAAACTTGAGGAATCGGTTAACGAAGGCAGACTTGTGCCGAGTCAATTCCATAACCAATACCGTGCCGCCCGGTTTTAAAACTCGCAAGTATTCGTCAAAAGTGGCGTGAAGATCATCCACATGGCGCAAAGCATAACCCATACTAAGAAAATCGAAAGAATTGTCGGGAAACGGTAAGTGCGCGGCATCGGATTGAATAAAAGGAATCTGCACAGTTTTTTTGGCTTCCAACATCATATTGGCGCTTCGATCCAAACCTGTCACAGAACCACCGGGACCCACAATGCGTAGGGCGGCTTTAGCCACCGGTCCGGTTCCCGTGGCAATATCCAACATGGCGTCATCTTGTTTCAATCCAGCCCGTAACAAAGCTTTGTGTCGATACCAATTCCCCGATCCAAACGACATGGCGCGAATAATCCAATCGTAGTGGCACGCCGTTTCATCAAATAACCATGAAACGAACCCCCGTCTATGTTGTTCGTCTGCATAGTACTGCTGCAACGGCGGGTGAGGAATTAATTCAGACTTGTCTCTGTGGGCTTGGGATTCCATAATTCGAGAATACTCTCAGTAAAATAGTGGTTAGGATCTATGTCTTTTCTGACAAAGAGTTTAGCTTCTGAACCTTTTGCTTGTCAGTGCTGCGAATTATACAGATTGCCGATTCACAAAGGTATGGAAAACCTCACATTTATTTTTCAACACTCTAATCTACTGTATAATGTTGCTTTCGATGTTGATTCTTATACTGTATATATTGCGACCAATATCCAATGATAAGCTATACTAAACAGCGAGTTACACTTTAGAATCTGAGAGTGAATCCATGGTTAATATGGCACGTTTTTTTAATGGTTTGACTTAATAAAATCGACAATTATTTTTAAAGCACTTTAGATATTGGTTTCTACGGATGACAAAAGCTGAATTAGCCCCAAAAGCAAACAAAAACCGTGCTTCGGTAAGTTGTGCCCTTGTTCCAACAGACCAAGTCCCGCAACAGGATGAAAACCTGCTCGGGGTTGTTACCTTTGGTTCCCAGCATACCAGCCAAAACATAGCCCCTGAACTCACCCATATTAATGTTGATCTGGCCTATTGCGAGCATCCGGTTGCAGAACTTTGGTACAGCAACGAAGTCGTTCAAAGGGGTCATTGCGGCAACATCCGTTA
Protein-coding sequences here:
- the glyS gene encoding glycine--tRNA ligase subunit beta, with the translated sequence MSVKDDLLIEIGTEELPPKSLRQLSAAFSQGISDGLKKLGLSYEQLHSYATPRRLAVLVSQLDAAQQDKIVERRGPAVTAAFGDDGCPTPAAAGFAKSCGVQVEDLQTSKTDKGAWLVYHSEEKGQPTTDLIADVVNASLDKLPIPKRMRWGDSQSQFVRPVHWVVLLFGDQVIEAQIMGLTSGRVTRGHRFHHPETLYLGEPNAYSPLLETQGLVVADFDTRKEAVRAQVLEAAAQLGGTAVIDNDLLDEVTAMVEWPMAISGNFDTRFLQVPTEALITTMKSNQKYFHVVDATGALLPYFITVSNIASLKPEVVRAGNERVIRPRLADAEFFWNQDRKHSLESRQERLQTILFQKKLGTLYDKSQRVAALAAAVAAAMGADAEQAKRAAWLSKCDLMTEMVYEFPELQGIMGRYYCAHDGEAADVCSAMEEQYMPRFAGDSLPKTQAGQALAIADKLDTIVGIFGIGQAPTGNKDPFALRRAALGLLRTIIECELNLDIDQLLDQAIELLGSRLEDKDTKTKVYDFMMDRLRAYYQERKVPVELFEAVLARRPVQPLDFDRRVLAVTEFRQMEAAESLAQANKRSSNILRQAREKGIVLSTEVDPSLLEDDAEKALYSAIANLTGEVAPLFAAHDYSTALTRLASLQAPVDQFFLDVMVMVEAESLRNNRLALMAQMRDLFLQVADLSRL
- the glyQ gene encoding glycine--tRNA ligase subunit alpha; the encoded protein is MSASNKSISSFQDLILALQEYWAEQGCVVLQPYDMEVGAGTFHPATFLRAIGPEPWSAAYVQPSRRPTDGRYGDNPNRLQHYYQFQVVIKPSPKNIQELYIGSLRMLGFDPLEHDIRFVEDNWESPTLGAWGLGWEVWLNGMEVTQFTYFQQVGGLDCNPVTGEITYGLERIAMYLQGVQSIYDIVWTDGPLGKITYGDVFHQNEVEMSAYNFEHADVANLFAQFDACEAQSNYLIGQGLPLPAYEMVLKASHYFNLLDARHAISVTERQRYILRVRALSRAVAQAYFDAREVLGFPMLLSPELRESN
- a CDS encoding glutamate--cysteine ligase — its product is MGQEISRIQFEQRHFDRFENRLAEETRLLSQWFAENRFCDDRFASGFELEVWIVDRNAKPQPINEKLIQTMANPMVTQELAAFNIEFNFGAETLKNSAFTHHREEMMQLWRHGSATAKNLDSQLAMIGILPTVKSTDLTMANVSSMKRYAALNEQVLRMRNGRPLRLDIHGNEILRLSHEDVMLESATTSFQIHLQVPISKALRAYNASIILSAPVVAVAANSPYLFGKNLWSETRIPLFEQSVEVGGYGDASQGPMRRVSFGSGYARESLMEIFEENYQHFPVLLPMLQQEPLEHFANVRLHNGTLWRWNRPLIGLGDKLPHIRIEHRVVPAGPTLEDNLANAAFYYGLVYALAQQQPAPETQLPFELARDNFYRAAQYGLDTNIVWLDGKKIKIQTLILKTLLPLAAKGLQRLQVDQTDIDRYLTIIESRTVNNCTGAEWQRAFVCRYGPDMEKLTTSYIENQESGLPVHNWGINR
- a CDS encoding M14 family metallopeptidase gives rise to the protein MLHITDQLPEGFLQTGPQELHNILSGPTLIHLQGRRQQPLFVSVLLHGNETTGFYAVQKLLQKYSHQALPRSLSLFVGNVTAARTAERRLNGQVDYNRVWPHRGFSHDSVECNMMGQVVQEMQQRDVFLSVDIHNNTGLNPHYACINRLDNAFYHLATLFSRTVIYFVRPKGVQSQAFAELCPAVTVECGQTENHHGIEHALEYLQACLDLSELPTHPVHTQDMDLFHTVATVKVAPHIRFSFSEESVDLLFESRLDLMNFSELKTGTRWGKVNVPDDADPVLTVMSETGEDVVHRYFRQRNGELLTTGPIMPSMLTTQEDIIRKDCLCYLMERMPLKDAEAAELS
- a CDS encoding class I SAM-dependent methyltransferase; its protein translation is MESQAHRDKSELIPHPPLQQYYADEQHRRGFVSWLFDETACHYDWIIRAMSFGSGNWYRHKALLRAGLKQDDAMLDIATGTGPVAKAALRIVGPGGSVTGLDRSANMMLEAKKTVQIPFIQSDAAHLPFPDNSFDFLSMGYALRHVDDLHATFDEYLRVLKPGGTVLVMELTRHKSAFVNRFLKFYMRRIVPKIARIGSGTKDAETLMTYFWDTIENCVPPDDIMKAMANSGFLDNRRYCDMGIFSEYVGVKPE